One genomic window of Pempheris klunzingeri isolate RE-2024b chromosome 12, fPemKlu1.hap1, whole genome shotgun sequence includes the following:
- the hmx2 gene encoding homeobox protein HMX2 — MSSAEDSGSKCSSGPISSFTIQSILGTPSDAPRSGTKELSKGPPPQPRRRSLSVSSEEECSGGEDSADCFCSDTGHSEPCTQHQAHNFCLGPAKGLLSGNDGLARRPHLPQPLLQDYKEERERPCHQMSPLSEERQTDGADKQGNSAKKKTRTVFSRSQVYQLESTFDMKRYLSSSERACLASSLQLTETQVKTWFQNRRNKWKRQLSAELEAANMAHASAQTLVGMPLVFRDNSLLRVPVPRSIAFPTPLYYPGSNLPALPLYNLYNKIEY, encoded by the exons ATGAGTAGCGCAGAAGATAGCGGGAGCAAGTGCTCGTCGGGCCCGATTTCCAGCTTCACCATCCAGTCTATTTTAGGCACGCCGTCCGATGCGCCGCGCTCCGGGACCAAAGAGCTCTCCAAGGGGCCGCCGCCGCAGCCGCGGAGGCGCTCACTGTCGGTGTCCTCCGAGGAGGAGTGCAGCGGCGGGGAGGACTCAGCAGACTGCTTCTGCTCCGACACGGGTCACAGCGAGCCATGCACCCAGCACCAAGCCCATAACTTCTGTTTAG gtcCCGCTAAAGGACTCCTGTCTGGAAACGATGGGCTGGCGCGGCGGCCGCACCTGCCACAGCCTCTGCTGCAGGATTATAAGGAGGAGCGGGAGAGACCGTGCCATCAAATGTCACCTCTGTCggaggagagacagacggacggTGCGGACAAGCAGGGCAACTCGGCCAAGAAGAAGACGCGCACGGTTTTCTCCCGGAGTCAGGTGTACCAGCTGGAGTCCACCTTCGACATGAAGCGGTACCTGAGCAGCTCGGAGCGGGCCTGCTTAGCCTCCAGCCTGCAGCTGACGGAGACTCAGGTCAAGACGTGGTTTCAGAACAGGAGGAACAAATGGAAACGGCAGCTATCAGCTGAACTGGAGGCGGCCAACATGGCCCACGCGTCCGCACAGACACTCGTGGGGATGCCGCTGGTTTTCAGAGATAACTCCTTACTGCGTGTTCCAGTTCCCCGGTCTATCGCCTTTCCGACGCCCCTGTATTACCCAGGGAGCAACCTGCCAGCGTTACCTTTATACAACCTGTATAACAAGATTGAGTACTGA